In Carya illinoinensis cultivar Pawnee chromosome 9, C.illinoinensisPawnee_v1, whole genome shotgun sequence, the following are encoded in one genomic region:
- the LOC122277240 gene encoding interactor of constitutive active ROPs 2, chloroplastic isoform X2 → MQTPKARTSLEVPQKKSPATPRIVRQLKTPGSDSDPASRTPKDKSPKVIERRSPRSPNSELAQLQEDLKKAKDQLNSSESWKRRAQQEAEEAKQELFDMSAKLEESQQQLLELSASEEARLQELRKISQDRDRAWQSELEAVQRQHSMDSAALASAMNEIQKLKVQLEVVAESEATQTKSAESAHAEIQGLRMELSRTLALVERLNTERNNCKESEAWAMEVVNKTQRELEEANATAEMLRSDGIKAMEAYNSLSVELEQSKVQVESLEGRVSTLQVDVVDSNGKKLVDPTGTNKIVQENEENEDTNQLKMELNFLKPEVGKLKAALDAAEVRYQEEYIQSTLQIRSAYEQLERTKSESCQREAEMESELEKSKAQVEELRVCLMGKETELRSISEENGELKLKIEKNLSSEKEYKLAMALRKSEADLAEAKASLLDKEAELQNITEVNELLKMEIKKRDLERNQVNDEVVALAEAARTAEREALMKLGNITEEADKNSQRAERATEQLDAAQAANLEMEAELRRLKVQSDQWRKAAEAAAAMLSTANNGKFVERTTSHDNSYNPMDSPYSEDMDDDSPKKKNGNMLKKIGVLWKKGQK, encoded by the exons atgcagaCACCAAAAGCAAG AACCAGTTTGGAAGTGCCACAAAAGAAATCTCCTGCGACACCTCGGATTGTTCGCCAACTCAAGACACCGGGCTCAGATTCCGACCCAGCCAGTAGGACACCAAAAGACAAAAGTCCTAAAGTCATTGAACGTAGGTCACCACGAAGCCCAAACTCTGAG CTTGCTCAACTCCAAGAGGATCTGAAAAAGGCAAAGGACCAACTGAACTCATCTGAATCATGGAAGAGGAGGGCCCAACAGGAGGCTGAAGAGGCCAAGCAGGAGCTCTTCGACATGTCAGCAAAGCTTGAGGAATCCCAGCAGCAGCTGCTGGAGCTTTCTGCTTCTGAAGAAGCTCGGCTTCAGGAGCTCCGTAAAATCTCCCAGGATCGTGATCGAGCTTGGCAATCTGAACTTGAGGCTGTCCAGAGGCAGCACTCTATGGATTCTGCTGCCCTGGCTTCTGCTATGAATGAAATTCAGAAGCTAAAAGTTCAGCTCGAAGTGGTGGCTGAATCAGAAGCTACCCAAACTAAGAGTGCAGAATCAGCACATGCAGAGATCCAGGGCTTGAGAATGGAACTTTCTAGAACTCTAGCCCTGGTTGAAAGGTTGAATACTGAACGCAATAATTGCAAAGAATCTGAAGCATGGGCCATGGAAGTTGTTAATAAAACTCAAAGGGAATTGGAAGAAGCGAATGCAACTGCAGAAATGCTCCGGTCAGATGGCATCAAAGCCATGGAAGCGTACAACTCCTTGTCAGTTGAATTGGAGCAATCAAAAGTGCAAGTGGAATCATTGGAGGGACGTGTGAGCACACTCCAGGTAGATGTGGTAGATAGCAATGGAAAAAAGTTGGTGGATCCTACAGGCACTAACAAGATTGTTcaggaaaatgaagaaaacgAGGACACTAACCAGCTTAAAATGGAGCTTAATTTTCTGAAACCTGAAGTGGGTAAATTGAAAGCTGCTTTAGATGCAGCCGAGGTTAGGTACCAGGAAGAATATATTCAGAGCACGTTGCAGATTAGAAGTGCCTATGAACAACTTGAGCGGACAAAATCAGAATCATGCCAACGAGAGGCTGAAATGGAGTCAGAATTAGAGAAATCGAAGGCTCAGGTTGAGGAGCTAAGGGTTTGCTTGATGGGCAAGGAAACTGAATTGCGGAGTATTTCAGAAGAAAATGGGGAGCTGAAATTGAAGATTGAAAAAAACCTGTCAAGTGAAAAAGAATATAAACTTGCGATGGCCCTGAGGAAGTCAGAGGCAGATTTAGCAGAGGCGAAGGCAAGTTTGTTGGATAAGGAGGCAGAGTTGCAGAATATCACTGAGGTAAATGAATTGCTCAAGATGGAAATAAAGAAGAGGGACTTGGAAAGGAATCAAGTTAATGATGAGGTTGTTGCTCTGGCAGAAGCAGCAAGGACTGCAGAGCGGGAGGCTCTGATGAAACTTGGCAATATAACTGAAGAAGCAGATAAAAATAGTCAAAGAGCAGAACGAGCGACTGAGCAGCTCGATGCAGCACAGGCTGCAAATTTAGAAATGGAGGCTGAGTTGAGGAGGTTAAAGGTGCAGTCAGATCAGTGGAGAAAGGCAGCTGAGGCAGCTGCTGCAATGCTTTCAACGGCAAACAATGGGAAGTTTGTGGAGAGAACAACTTCTCATGACAACAGCTACAATCCTATGGATTCACCTTATTCAGAAGACATGGATGATGATTCGCCTAAGAAGAAAAACGGAAACATGTTGAAGAAGATTGGAGTGCTATGGAAGAAGGGCCAGAAGTAA
- the LOC122277240 gene encoding interactor of constitutive active ROPs 2, chloroplastic isoform X1: MQTPKARTSLEVPQKKSPATPRIVRQLKTPGSDSDPASRTPKDKSPKVIERRSPRSPNSEKKRLSRVSELESQLAQLQEDLKKAKDQLNSSESWKRRAQQEAEEAKQELFDMSAKLEESQQQLLELSASEEARLQELRKISQDRDRAWQSELEAVQRQHSMDSAALASAMNEIQKLKVQLEVVAESEATQTKSAESAHAEIQGLRMELSRTLALVERLNTERNNCKESEAWAMEVVNKTQRELEEANATAEMLRSDGIKAMEAYNSLSVELEQSKVQVESLEGRVSTLQVDVVDSNGKKLVDPTGTNKIVQENEENEDTNQLKMELNFLKPEVGKLKAALDAAEVRYQEEYIQSTLQIRSAYEQLERTKSESCQREAEMESELEKSKAQVEELRVCLMGKETELRSISEENGELKLKIEKNLSSEKEYKLAMALRKSEADLAEAKASLLDKEAELQNITEVNELLKMEIKKRDLERNQVNDEVVALAEAARTAEREALMKLGNITEEADKNSQRAERATEQLDAAQAANLEMEAELRRLKVQSDQWRKAAEAAAAMLSTANNGKFVERTTSHDNSYNPMDSPYSEDMDDDSPKKKNGNMLKKIGVLWKKGQK; this comes from the exons atgcagaCACCAAAAGCAAG AACCAGTTTGGAAGTGCCACAAAAGAAATCTCCTGCGACACCTCGGATTGTTCGCCAACTCAAGACACCGGGCTCAGATTCCGACCCAGCCAGTAGGACACCAAAAGACAAAAGTCCTAAAGTCATTGAACGTAGGTCACCACGAAGCCCAAACTCTGAG AAGAAGCGCCTAAGCCGAGTTTCTGAATTGGAGTCGCAGCTTGCTCAACTCCAAGAGGATCTGAAAAAGGCAAAGGACCAACTGAACTCATCTGAATCATGGAAGAGGAGGGCCCAACAGGAGGCTGAAGAGGCCAAGCAGGAGCTCTTCGACATGTCAGCAAAGCTTGAGGAATCCCAGCAGCAGCTGCTGGAGCTTTCTGCTTCTGAAGAAGCTCGGCTTCAGGAGCTCCGTAAAATCTCCCAGGATCGTGATCGAGCTTGGCAATCTGAACTTGAGGCTGTCCAGAGGCAGCACTCTATGGATTCTGCTGCCCTGGCTTCTGCTATGAATGAAATTCAGAAGCTAAAAGTTCAGCTCGAAGTGGTGGCTGAATCAGAAGCTACCCAAACTAAGAGTGCAGAATCAGCACATGCAGAGATCCAGGGCTTGAGAATGGAACTTTCTAGAACTCTAGCCCTGGTTGAAAGGTTGAATACTGAACGCAATAATTGCAAAGAATCTGAAGCATGGGCCATGGAAGTTGTTAATAAAACTCAAAGGGAATTGGAAGAAGCGAATGCAACTGCAGAAATGCTCCGGTCAGATGGCATCAAAGCCATGGAAGCGTACAACTCCTTGTCAGTTGAATTGGAGCAATCAAAAGTGCAAGTGGAATCATTGGAGGGACGTGTGAGCACACTCCAGGTAGATGTGGTAGATAGCAATGGAAAAAAGTTGGTGGATCCTACAGGCACTAACAAGATTGTTcaggaaaatgaagaaaacgAGGACACTAACCAGCTTAAAATGGAGCTTAATTTTCTGAAACCTGAAGTGGGTAAATTGAAAGCTGCTTTAGATGCAGCCGAGGTTAGGTACCAGGAAGAATATATTCAGAGCACGTTGCAGATTAGAAGTGCCTATGAACAACTTGAGCGGACAAAATCAGAATCATGCCAACGAGAGGCTGAAATGGAGTCAGAATTAGAGAAATCGAAGGCTCAGGTTGAGGAGCTAAGGGTTTGCTTGATGGGCAAGGAAACTGAATTGCGGAGTATTTCAGAAGAAAATGGGGAGCTGAAATTGAAGATTGAAAAAAACCTGTCAAGTGAAAAAGAATATAAACTTGCGATGGCCCTGAGGAAGTCAGAGGCAGATTTAGCAGAGGCGAAGGCAAGTTTGTTGGATAAGGAGGCAGAGTTGCAGAATATCACTGAGGTAAATGAATTGCTCAAGATGGAAATAAAGAAGAGGGACTTGGAAAGGAATCAAGTTAATGATGAGGTTGTTGCTCTGGCAGAAGCAGCAAGGACTGCAGAGCGGGAGGCTCTGATGAAACTTGGCAATATAACTGAAGAAGCAGATAAAAATAGTCAAAGAGCAGAACGAGCGACTGAGCAGCTCGATGCAGCACAGGCTGCAAATTTAGAAATGGAGGCTGAGTTGAGGAGGTTAAAGGTGCAGTCAGATCAGTGGAGAAAGGCAGCTGAGGCAGCTGCTGCAATGCTTTCAACGGCAAACAATGGGAAGTTTGTGGAGAGAACAACTTCTCATGACAACAGCTACAATCCTATGGATTCACCTTATTCAGAAGACATGGATGATGATTCGCCTAAGAAGAAAAACGGAAACATGTTGAAGAAGATTGGAGTGCTATGGAAGAAGGGCCAGAAGTAA